The Cylindrospermopsis curvispora GIHE-G1 genome contains a region encoding:
- the psbP gene encoding photosystem II reaction center PsbP, producing the protein MWKKIKFILVVTLAITFSAISTTIYPDMAIAAGFRSFVDTEDGYQFSYPNGWLQVKVANGPDVVFHDLIEVSENVSVVISPVPQGKSLTELGTPTEVGYKLGKSALAPEGSGRSAELVNVAQKEINGNNYYFLEYAVKLSNGQSRHNVASVAVSRGKLFTFNASVPERRWRKLQRTIDEVVSSFQVY; encoded by the coding sequence ATGTGGAAAAAAATTAAATTCATCCTGGTTGTTACTTTGGCTATTACTTTCAGTGCTATCAGCACCACTATTTACCCTGATATGGCTATAGCTGCTGGATTTAGGAGTTTTGTGGACACAGAGGATGGTTATCAATTTTCTTATCCTAATGGTTGGTTACAAGTTAAAGTTGCTAACGGTCCTGATGTAGTATTTCATGATTTAATAGAAGTTTCTGAAAATGTATCCGTGGTCATTAGTCCCGTTCCCCAAGGTAAGAGCTTAACAGAACTGGGAACCCCAACAGAAGTAGGATATAAACTGGGCAAATCTGCTCTTGCTCCCGAAGGTTCTGGACGTTCAGCAGAATTAGTCAATGTGGCACAAAAGGAAATTAATGGTAATAATTACTATTTTCTAGAGTATGCTGTTAAGCTAAGTAATGGTCAATCAAGACACAATGTAGCCAGTGTTGCGGTTAGCCGTGGCAAACTGTTTACATTTAATGCTTCCGTACCGGAAAGACGTTGGCGAAAATTGCAACGGACCATTGATGAGGTTGTCAGTTCTTTTCAGGTGTATTAG
- the urtE gene encoding urea ABC transporter ATP-binding subunit UrtE, whose amino-acid sequence MLQISNLNVYYGESYILRNVDLKIASGEMVCIIGRNGVGKTTLLKTIMGLLNPRDGQIHFAGNIINNQSPDQRAKMGIGYVPQGREIIPRLTVKENLLLGLEARRKRPKKLEIPDEIFSLFPVLATMLHRQGGDLSGGQQQQLAIARALMGDPQLLLLDEPTEGIQPSIVLEIESAVRRIVETRGVSVLLVEQHLHFVRQAHYYYAMQKGGIVASGPTNELSQDVIQSFLAV is encoded by the coding sequence ATGTTACAAATCTCCAATCTCAATGTTTATTACGGTGAAAGTTATATTTTGCGCAATGTTGATTTAAAAATTGCTTCAGGAGAAATGGTTTGCATTATTGGACGTAATGGTGTGGGTAAAACCACCTTACTGAAAACCATTATGGGATTACTAAATCCTAGAGATGGTCAGATCCACTTTGCTGGTAATATCATTAACAATCAGTCACCAGATCAACGGGCAAAAATGGGTATTGGTTATGTTCCCCAGGGTAGGGAAATTATTCCCCGACTCACAGTAAAGGAAAATCTTTTACTCGGTTTGGAAGCTAGGAGAAAAAGACCAAAAAAACTGGAGATCCCCGACGAGATTTTCAGCTTGTTTCCCGTTCTAGCAACCATGCTTCATCGTCAAGGTGGTGATTTAAGTGGTGGACAACAACAACAATTAGCGATCGCTCGCGCTCTCATGGGGGATCCCCAATTACTGCTCTTAGATGAACCAACGGAGGGTATTCAACCCTCTATAGTATTGGAAATTGAGTCCGCAGTGCGTCGGATTGTGGAAACTAGGGGAGTTTCTGTTTTGTTGGTGGAACAGCACTTACATTTTGTTCGTCAAGCTCATTACTATTATGCTATGCAAAAAGGTGGAATTGTAGCTTCTGGACCTACCAATGAATTGAGCCAGGATGTAATTCAAAGCTTTTTGGCAGTTTAA
- a CDS encoding N-acetylmuramoyl-L-alanine amidase — MKKVIGIIIFGCLLTSSATVAQNSLLVVFPPKNHQTSTEKIFFIGTAPPLGEVVINGRKVKRSQSGHFSPSFPLQLGENLFKIRYQNQEQEIRVTRVSTQPELPKGLGFARDSLQPGVDLARLPGELICFSAIAPPQATVFVKLGEQMISLAPQPLQANLPANSSVLTGRNQPTSYIPNKYQGCTTVTSVADLGQPQFSLTLNNQTISQTAPGKIQILHPAQLSVAEVTSESCVTRTGPGTDYSRMTPLPKGTRVMITGQEGDWLRLDYGVWVNRKEIQIIPGAAPPKTIIRSVGYSQLPKMTEIRFPLQVPVPLKVQQGDRTFTLTLYNTTAQTDTIRLDDDPLISRLDWQQVAPDQVNYTFNLKKLQQWGYKLRYENSTLVLTLRHQPTIALARRLPLLGTKIVLDPGHGGKESGAIGPTGYAEKDANLVVSKLLRDELVKRGAVVVMTREDDQEVSLVERQEIISREEPAIALSIHYNSLPDNGDAENTRGFGSFWYHPQSHSLAVFLHNYVVKKINQPSYGVFWNNLALTRPSHAPAVLLELGFMSNPQDFEEIVNPQTQKKMAKTLAEGVTKWFKSQEKK; from the coding sequence GTGAAAAAGGTCATAGGAATAATAATATTCGGTTGTTTGCTTACCTCCTCTGCTACCGTAGCTCAGAACTCACTTTTAGTAGTTTTTCCACCCAAAAATCACCAAACCAGTACAGAAAAAATATTTTTTATCGGTACAGCACCCCCCCTTGGGGAGGTAGTAATTAATGGTCGGAAGGTTAAACGCAGTCAATCTGGTCATTTTTCTCCCAGCTTCCCCTTGCAATTAGGAGAAAACCTGTTCAAAATCCGTTACCAAAATCAGGAACAGGAGATTAGGGTGACCAGGGTCTCTACCCAACCAGAACTACCAAAAGGTTTAGGTTTCGCTCGGGATTCTCTCCAACCTGGAGTTGACCTAGCTAGACTCCCAGGAGAACTAATTTGTTTTAGCGCCATTGCACCTCCTCAAGCTACTGTGTTTGTCAAGTTAGGAGAGCAGATGATTTCTTTGGCACCACAACCTTTACAGGCCAATTTACCCGCCAATTCCAGCGTGCTAACCGGAAGAAACCAACCCACTAGCTATATTCCTAACAAATACCAGGGTTGTACAACAGTCACCAGTGTTGCTGATTTAGGACAACCCCAATTTAGTTTGACCTTAAATAATCAAACCATATCTCAAACTGCTCCCGGCAAAATTCAGATTCTTCATCCTGCCCAGTTATCTGTTGCAGAAGTCACATCAGAATCATGCGTAACTCGCACGGGTCCGGGGACGGATTATTCTCGAATGACTCCCTTACCCAAGGGGACAAGAGTAATGATTACAGGTCAGGAAGGTGACTGGTTAAGATTAGATTATGGAGTTTGGGTTAATAGGAAGGAAATCCAAATTATACCCGGAGCAGCACCGCCAAAAACTATTATTCGCAGTGTGGGATATAGTCAATTGCCCAAAATGACCGAGATACGATTTCCCCTACAAGTACCTGTACCCCTGAAAGTTCAACAAGGCGATCGCACTTTTACTCTTACTCTTTACAACACTACTGCTCAGACTGATACTATTCGACTAGACGATGATCCTTTAATTTCTCGTCTGGATTGGCAACAGGTCGCGCCGGATCAGGTAAATTACACTTTTAACCTTAAAAAGTTGCAACAGTGGGGATATAAGTTAAGATATGAGAATAGTACTTTAGTTTTAACTTTACGTCACCAACCAACTATTGCTTTAGCAAGACGGTTGCCATTGTTAGGTACGAAAATAGTACTAGATCCTGGTCACGGTGGTAAAGAGTCCGGTGCTATTGGTCCCACAGGATATGCGGAAAAAGATGCCAACCTAGTAGTCTCTAAACTACTGCGAGATGAATTGGTCAAGCGCGGTGCTGTTGTAGTTATGACCAGAGAAGATGATCAGGAAGTATCTTTAGTAGAAAGACAAGAGATCATCAGTAGGGAAGAACCAGCGATCGCCCTCTCCATTCACTATAATTCTTTACCTGATAATGGTGATGCAGAAAACACTAGAGGTTTTGGCAGCTTTTGGTATCACCCCCAATCGCACAGTTTAGCAGTGTTTTTGCATAATTATGTTGTTAAAAAAATCAATCAACCATCCTATGGAGTATTTTGGAATAATTTAGCTTTAACTCGTCCTAGTCATGCACCGGCGGTTTTATTGGAATTAGGTTTTATGAGCAACCCTCAAGACTTTGAGGAGATAGTCAACCCTCAAACACAGAAAAAGATGGCGAAAACCCTAGCGGAGGGTGTAACTAAGTGGTTTAAATCACAAGAGAAAAAGTAG
- the urtD gene encoding urea ABC transporter ATP-binding protein UrtD — MNAKILETENVTVSFDGFKAINRLNFTMEKGELRVVIGPNGAGKTTFLDVITGKVKPTQGRVLFKGRNLRNLSEHEIARLGIGRKFQTPRIYLNLTPRENLELTSNRQKSVFFTLFGSPHFREQQTIKELLVTIGLTSKADIPAGLLSHGEKQRLEIGMLVAQSPDLLLVDEPVAGLTDEETYNIGELLLTLSQDHSILVIEHDMEFVRQIARKVTVLHEGSVLCEGDFKQVQNDPRVIEVYLGQQQE; from the coding sequence ATGAACGCAAAAATCTTGGAAACTGAAAATGTAACCGTGAGTTTTGATGGATTTAAGGCCATAAATCGCCTGAATTTCACCATGGAAAAGGGGGAATTGCGAGTGGTGATTGGTCCTAATGGTGCGGGTAAAACCACTTTTCTCGATGTGATTACTGGTAAGGTTAAACCAACCCAGGGTCGAGTTTTATTTAAGGGTAGAAATCTACGTAATTTGAGTGAACATGAAATTGCTCGCTTAGGAATTGGACGCAAGTTCCAAACGCCCAGAATTTACTTAAATCTCACTCCTCGGGAAAATCTAGAACTCACTAGCAATAGACAGAAAAGCGTTTTTTTTACCCTATTTGGCAGTCCTCATTTTCGTGAACAACAAACTATTAAAGAGTTATTGGTAACTATCGGGTTAACTTCTAAAGCTGATATTCCTGCTGGATTGCTTTCCCACGGTGAAAAACAAAGATTGGAAATTGGCATGTTAGTTGCTCAATCCCCTGATTTATTATTGGTGGATGAACCTGTAGCAGGTTTAACAGATGAAGAAACCTACAATATTGGGGAATTATTGTTAACACTTTCTCAGGATCACTCTATTTTAGTCATTGAGCACGATATGGAGTTCGTACGGCAAATTGCTCGCAAAGTCACTGTATTACATGAAGGTTCCGTATTATGTGAAGGTGATTTCAAACAAGTGCAAAATGACCCCCGTGTCATTGAAGTATATTTGGGACAGCAACAGGAATAG
- the tnpA gene encoding IS200/IS605 family transposase: MKTTLEYRIGNHSKGNAVVHLVWITKRRKKVLSGEIAKCLRQIIYELAKEKDWDILSLEVAPDHVHLFVEHQPDVAINQVVKAFKGRSSSLLRRKFPELLKLPSLWTNSYFYSTAGQVSADVIKRYIEDPHHGQISRRINSPLALPV; this comes from the coding sequence ATGAAGACAACACTGGAATACAGAATAGGAAATCACTCAAAAGGTAATGCAGTAGTGCATCTTGTATGGATAACTAAACGCCGAAAAAAGGTATTATCTGGAGAGATAGCTAAATGCCTTAGACAGATAATTTACGAACTAGCCAAAGAAAAAGACTGGGATATCCTCTCTCTTGAGGTTGCTCCAGACCATGTTCATTTATTTGTAGAACATCAACCAGATGTTGCTATAAATCAAGTGGTTAAAGCTTTTAAAGGACGGTCATCTAGCTTGTTAAGACGAAAATTTCCTGAATTACTTAAACTTCCTAGCCTATGGACTAATAGTTATTTTTATTCCACTGCTGGACAGGTTTCAGCAGATGTTATTAAAAGGTATATTGAAGATCCGCATCACGGTCAAATATCAAGGCGAATAAATTCGCCGTTGGCACTTCCTGTCTAA
- a CDS encoding aldose epimerase family protein: MGFTISETQQQYKTYSLWDSDADSRLEVVPERGGIVTQWSLKDHEIFYLDKERFTHPDLSVRGGLPILFPICGNLPDNTYNHNGKQYTLKQHGFARELPWEVTSNATENGASLSLVLNSSYATRTVYPFDFQLTFTYTLRGNSLTIDQVYHNLSDETMPFSTGFHPYFQCGNKSMLDFDIPSGQYLDQKTKQIYSFAGKFDLEQEELDFAFGDLRSQSAKVTDQERKLELILDYDSNYVVLVFWTVRGKDFYCLEPWTAGRNSLNTGENLTLLAPHTSKTTSVKLTANFF, translated from the coding sequence ATGGGATTTACAATCAGCGAAACACAACAACAGTACAAGACCTATTCCCTTTGGGACAGCGATGCTGATTCCCGTCTGGAAGTAGTCCCAGAAAGGGGTGGTATTGTCACCCAATGGTCATTAAAGGATCATGAAATTTTCTATTTGGACAAAGAAAGATTTACCCATCCTGACCTCAGCGTGCGAGGTGGGTTACCAATTTTATTTCCCATTTGTGGTAATCTACCCGATAACACCTACAACCACAACGGGAAACAATATACACTCAAGCAACATGGTTTCGCTCGAGAATTACCCTGGGAAGTAACCAGTAATGCTACAGAAAATGGAGCAAGTCTTAGTTTAGTCCTAAACAGTAGCTATGCAACCCGCACCGTCTACCCCTTTGACTTTCAATTAACTTTTACTTACACGTTAAGGGGTAATTCTTTAACTATTGATCAGGTTTATCATAATCTCTCAGATGAGACTATGCCTTTTTCAACCGGATTTCATCCTTACTTTCAGTGTGGAAATAAATCTATGCTAGATTTTGACATTCCCTCTGGACAGTATCTGGATCAAAAAACCAAGCAAATTTACTCCTTTGCAGGCAAATTTGACCTTGAACAAGAGGAGCTAGATTTTGCCTTTGGGGATTTACGCAGTCAATCTGCCAAGGTCACAGATCAGGAGCGTAAACTAGAATTAATCCTCGATTATGATTCTAACTATGTGGTGCTGGTCTTTTGGACCGTGCGGGGCAAAGACTTTTATTGTCTAGAGCCCTGGACTGCTGGACGTAACTCCCTCAACACCGGGGAAAATCTTACCCTTTTGGCTCCCCACACCAGTAAAACCACCTCTGTAAAACTGACCGCAAATTTTTTCTAA
- a CDS encoding CTP synthase, giving the protein MTKFIFVTGGVVSSIGKGIVAASLGRLLKSRDYSVSILKLDPYINVDPGTMSPFQHGEVFVTQDGAETDLDLGHYERFTDTSMSRLNSVTTGLIYQSVINKERRGDYNGGTVQVIPHITNEIKERVIRVAKETNPAAVITEIGGTVGDIESLPFLEAIRQLRKEVGKQNVLYMHVTLLPWIASAGEMKTKPTQHSVKELRSIGIQPDILVCRCDRPIPVGLKQKLSEFCDVPVECVITCQDASSIYEVPLILEKEGLAQQTLDLLQMEQREPDLTHWETMVERMSHPQSPVEIAIVGKYVRLGDAYLSVVESLRHAAIATYGDLRLRWVNSEILEVEPPDNYLLGVDGIIVPGGFGIRGVDGKISAIEYARNQQIPFLGLCLGMQCSIIEWARNVEGLVGANSAEFDPQTDYPVINLLPEQQDVIDLGGTMRLGLYPCHVQPNTLAFDLYQEEVIYERHRHRYEFNNLYRNHLLNSGYVISGTSPDGRLVEIVEYPKHPFFIACQFHPEFQSRPSHPHPLFKGFMEAAISHTHQGSAPYGFPQFPRV; this is encoded by the coding sequence ATGACTAAGTTTATCTTTGTAACTGGGGGCGTTGTTTCCAGTATTGGTAAGGGAATTGTAGCAGCAAGTTTGGGAAGATTGTTGAAATCTCGAGATTATTCCGTCTCTATTCTCAAACTTGACCCCTACATTAATGTGGATCCAGGAACAATGAGCCCATTTCAACACGGGGAGGTCTTTGTGACTCAAGATGGTGCTGAAACGGATTTAGACCTGGGCCATTATGAACGATTTACGGATACTTCTATGTCTCGCCTAAACAGTGTTACTACTGGTTTGATTTATCAGTCTGTAATTAATAAGGAACGGCGTGGAGACTATAATGGTGGCACTGTTCAGGTAATTCCCCATATTACTAATGAAATCAAAGAACGGGTCATTAGAGTTGCTAAAGAAACAAATCCTGCAGCGGTAATTACTGAAATTGGTGGCACGGTGGGTGATATTGAGTCCCTACCGTTTTTAGAAGCTATCCGCCAACTACGCAAAGAAGTGGGCAAGCAAAATGTTCTGTACATGCACGTGACACTTTTGCCATGGATTGCTTCAGCAGGAGAAATGAAAACCAAACCCACCCAACATTCTGTTAAGGAATTACGATCTATTGGTATTCAACCAGATATTTTAGTTTGTAGATGCGATCGCCCAATTCCGGTGGGTTTAAAACAAAAACTCTCAGAGTTTTGTGATGTTCCTGTGGAGTGTGTAATTACCTGTCAAGATGCTAGTAGTATTTATGAAGTTCCCCTAATTTTAGAAAAAGAAGGACTAGCTCAACAAACCCTAGACCTATTACAAATGGAACAGCGAGAACCGGATTTAACCCACTGGGAAACCATGGTAGAGCGTATGTCTCATCCCCAATCTCCTGTAGAAATTGCCATAGTTGGTAAATACGTACGTTTAGGAGATGCTTATCTATCTGTAGTAGAATCCCTTCGTCATGCAGCGATCGCCACTTATGGGGATTTACGTTTAAGATGGGTCAATTCGGAAATACTAGAAGTAGAACCACCAGATAATTATCTTTTGGGAGTAGATGGTATAATTGTCCCTGGGGGTTTTGGCATTCGGGGTGTGGATGGCAAAATTAGTGCCATTGAATATGCTAGAAACCAACAAATTCCGTTTTTAGGATTATGTTTGGGTATGCAGTGTTCAATAATTGAATGGGCACGGAATGTAGAGGGTTTAGTAGGTGCCAATAGTGCTGAGTTTGATCCTCAAACTGATTATCCAGTAATTAATCTTTTACCGGAGCAACAAGACGTAATCGATCTAGGTGGTACTATGAGATTAGGACTATATCCCTGTCATGTCCAGCCAAATACCCTAGCTTTTGATTTATATCAAGAGGAGGTGATTTATGAACGCCATCGTCATCGCTATGAGTTCAACAACCTTTATCGTAATCACCTGTTGAATTCCGGTTATGTCATTAGTGGTACTTCCCCCGATGGACGTCTGGTAGAAATTGTGGAATATCCCAAACATCCATTTTTCATTGCTTGTCAGTTCCATCCGGAATTTCAATCTCGTCCTAGTCACCCCCACCCCCTGTTTAAAGGTTTTATGGAAGCTGCTATTTCCCATACTCATCAGGGAAGTGCCCCCTACGGGTTTCCTCAGTTCCCTAGAGTATGA
- the urtC gene encoding urea ABC transporter permease subunit UrtC has translation MKDQAKKSILVEIAVVMAIALLLLVIMPLVLTEFRLNLLGRFLSLAIVGLGLDLIWGYTGLLSLGHGIFFGLGGYAIAMYLKLQVPSGELPDFMGLYGVTELPWFWHPFYSFGFAVIAVILIPGLLAGVLGYLVFRNRIKGVYFSILTQAAVIIFFNFFNGQQKLFNGTNGLTAFKTLLGVNLSDRGMQLVLYSLTILFLVFTYGLCRWLTSGRFGRLLIAIRDDETRVRFCGYDPTEYKVLVFAISGAIAGIAGAFYAIQSGSVSPRAMDIGFSIEMVIWVAVGGRGTLTGAILGTLLVNYARTFLSEQFAEIWLFFQGALFLVVVTVLPDGMMGWLKTQTLAFVNRSSKVITYPSLEQDAEVEHERKNLGN, from the coding sequence ATGAAAGATCAGGCTAAAAAGTCCATTTTGGTAGAAATTGCCGTAGTAATGGCGATCGCATTATTACTGCTTGTAATTATGCCACTTGTTTTGACAGAATTTCGCTTAAATTTACTAGGGCGATTTTTATCCCTAGCGATTGTGGGTTTGGGGTTGGATTTGATTTGGGGTTACACGGGGTTGCTCAGTTTGGGCCATGGCATTTTTTTTGGGTTGGGTGGTTATGCCATAGCCATGTACTTAAAACTGCAAGTTCCCTCCGGTGAATTACCTGATTTTATGGGATTGTATGGGGTAACAGAATTACCTTGGTTTTGGCATCCGTTTTACTCCTTTGGTTTTGCTGTAATTGCAGTAATTTTGATTCCAGGTTTATTAGCAGGGGTTTTGGGTTATTTAGTCTTCCGGAATCGCATTAAGGGTGTGTATTTTTCCATTCTGACACAAGCAGCGGTGATCATATTTTTCAACTTTTTCAATGGACAACAGAAGCTATTTAATGGTACCAATGGTTTGACAGCATTTAAAACCCTGCTAGGTGTAAACTTGAGTGATAGAGGAATGCAACTTGTTTTGTATAGCCTAACGATCTTATTTTTAGTATTTACCTATGGTTTATGTCGTTGGTTAACCAGTGGTAGATTTGGAAGGTTGTTAATAGCTATTAGAGATGATGAAACCCGGGTCAGATTTTGTGGATATGATCCTACAGAGTACAAAGTTTTGGTATTTGCAATTTCCGGTGCGATCGCGGGGATAGCAGGAGCATTCTACGCCATTCAAAGTGGTTCCGTGTCACCGAGAGCGATGGATATTGGATTCTCCATTGAAATGGTAATTTGGGTAGCGGTGGGGGGAAGAGGAACCCTAACTGGTGCGATTTTAGGAACTTTACTAGTTAACTATGCACGAACCTTTTTAAGTGAACAATTTGCGGAAATCTGGTTATTTTTTCAAGGTGCGCTGTTTTTGGTGGTAGTTACAGTTCTCCCAGATGGAATGATGGGATGGTTAAAAACTCAAACCCTAGCCTTTGTGAATAGGTCAAGCAAAGTTATTACATATCCAAGTTTAGAACAGGATGCAGAAGTAGAACATGAACGCAAAAATCTTGGAAACTGA